TGCGTCCGATCGAGATCCTCTGGTCACCGGACAATTGGTTGTTGCGGAAGGTCTGGAGCTTGGTTGCGGTTTCATTAGCTGCACAAACGCTCACTACGCCGCTATCGATCTATTTGTTCGGTGGATTTCCGACATGGTTCATCCCAGCAAATCTGATCGTCGTAACAGCAGCGGGCTTTGCTGTCTATGGATCCGTTCTTTTGTTGTTGCTGTACAAAGTACCTGTGATCGGTGCGGCGATCACGTGGGTCCTTACACGTTTGTTGATGGGCGTTGGTATCACCACTGAATTCTTCGCACAATTGCCATACGCATATCCTCCGATGCGCGTGAGTCTAATGGAAATGATCTTGCTCTATGTCATTATTGTCGCCTTTATGTCGGCATGGATACTACGATGGCGGCAAGGGCTGATCATTGGGTCGCTGAGCGTTGCCGCGGTATTCGTAAGCATCGGTATCCGTATCGAGCGGTCACATGAGCTGGATCAATTCACCATCTATGACGATCGTGGTGCTTTACATGCTGCATTATCCACGGGTCGGTCATTGGTGGTGTTGAGCGATACAAACGGAACTGAAGATCGAACATGGATCAAAAGCAAAGTTGCACGTCATGAACGTGTCCTAGGTGCGCGTTCGGTGGAGTGGATAGATATGGATCGTGTCCAAGAAAACGTAAGCAGAACTGGAAACTCGTTGATCGGCAATGGATACTGGTGTTCGTCTCAGATCGAAGTGCTGTTCTTCTCCCAGAATGATCATATGGTGCAGGAGCCGGAAGTATCCGCGGTAGATGCGATCGTTATACATGACACGAAGCACTTGGCAGAAGAGGACCTTGAGTTGATCTCCGAACGCACTGATCAGGTCGTACTGGCAGGTGACTTGCCGTGGAAGTTACGCTCTTTCGTCAAGCGTTGGAGCGAAGAGAACGGACTTAAGTTGCACGATGTTCGGGAAGATGGTGCATTCATTTTTTCACGCCGATCCGTTGATGAATGATCAATGCAAGCGCACAGCAATTGGTGCAACGCCGTAGCTTGGCTCCAATGCTCGTAGACTCCATCCGTTGGCGCACGATCCGTGATGCGCGATTAGCATCCTTGCAAGAAGGTGGCCTGTTGCGCGTGATGCTCGGTAAGCAACCGATATTGTTCGTACGTCATGAAGGAACGTTACGCGCTATGCAAGACCGTTGCCCGCATCAAGGGCGATCGCTCAGCGGTGGTTGGTTGGATAAGGGACACGTGGTCTGCCCTTTTCATCGCTTTCATTTCGATCCAATAACAGGAGCATGCAGAGGTGGGCTTACCGTGAACGTGGAGACCTTTCCGGTGCACGAAGAGAATGGGGTGATCAAACTCGGTAAACCTTATACTACGCTGCGGATCTTCGGGTTCGATCTGTGGTAAGCATCAGAACTTGAACGCTACCTGAATGCTGTACTGCAAGCCTCTGGTCTTGTTCGGAAGCGGAGTGTAGGAGTAGTACTCGTCGGTCGCGAGTGGAACAACGCCATCTTTCTGTATGTCATGATCTGTTGTTGTCAGGCTCACCCAGTTCAGGTCCATGTTGAGCCCTACGCGTTCACTGAAGTACATACCAACACCCATGCTGATCCCATAATAGACACCCGTATCAATGAACTTAACTTCACCCTCATCCATACGGTCGGTATATTTCAATCTCCCAAGGCCTACTTCAGAGCTAACTGTCCAAGCAAATTTGTCACTTTGGAGCAAGTATCCCCGTCCTTTGAATCCCATTGTACGAAAACCGGTTCCCGCATCAAAGTCACCGCTAAAAAGCACTAGGGCCCCTGGTTCCAGCGTTGCACCTAAACTAAATTGTTTGATCACACCTACCTGAACGTCGAGCACAGCTCCCAACGAAAAGCCACCATCGATCTCTGGTGAGAACCGGTTCATTCGTTCATTCTTGGTATAATGCCAACCGATAGCACCACCTGCGGCAATATGGACGGTACCTGACTTGTTGATCTGCGCACTTGTAGTATTGGGCAAACAAGTAGCAAACGCGAATGCTA
This genomic window from Flavobacteriales bacterium contains:
- a CDS encoding Rieske (2Fe-2S) protein, which translates into the protein MINASAQQLVQRRSLAPMLVDSIRWRTIRDARLASLQEGGLLRVMLGKQPILFVRHEGTLRAMQDRCPHQGRSLSGGWLDKGHVVCPFHRFHFDPITGACRGGLTVNVETFPVHEENGVIKLGKPYTTLRIFGFDLW